A genomic stretch from Gopherus flavomarginatus isolate rGopFla2 chromosome 3, rGopFla2.mat.asm, whole genome shotgun sequence includes:
- the LAMTOR3 gene encoding ragulator complex protein LAMTOR3 isoform X2, producing the protein MADDLKRFLYKKLPSVEGLHAILVSDRDGVPVIKDQGSKLGLSKNKSIICYYNTYQVVQFNRLPLVVSFIASSNANTGLIVSLEKELAPLFEELRQVVEVS; encoded by the exons ATGGCTGAC GACCTGAAAAGGTTTCTGTACAAAAAATTACCAAG TGTTGAAGGTCTTCATGCTATTTTAGTGTCAGACAGAGATGGTGTGCCTGTTATCAAAG ACCAGGGCAGCAAACTAGGGCTTTCAAAAAACAAGAGTATCATCTGTTACTACAACACATACCAG gTGGTCCAGTTCAATCGGTTACCTTTGGTAGTAAGCTTCATTGCTAGCAGCAATGCCAATACCG GATTGATCGTCAGCTTAGAGAAAGAGCTTGCTCCCTTGTTTGAAGAGTTGAGGCAGGTTGTAGAGGTTTCTTAA
- the LAMTOR3 gene encoding ragulator complex protein LAMTOR3 isoform X1 translates to MADDLKRFLYKKLPSVEGLHAILVSDRDGVPVIKVANDNAPEHALRPGFLSTFALATDQGSKLGLSKNKSIICYYNTYQVVQFNRLPLVVSFIASSNANTGLIVSLEKELAPLFEELRQVVEVS, encoded by the exons ATGGCTGAC GACCTGAAAAGGTTTCTGTACAAAAAATTACCAAG TGTTGAAGGTCTTCATGCTATTTTAGTGTCAGACAGAGATGGTGTGCCTGTTATCAAAG TTGCCAATGATAATGCTCCAGAGCATGCACTTAGACCTGGTTTCTTGTCCACCTTTGCACTTGCAACAGACCAGGGCAGCAAACTAGGGCTTTCAAAAAACAAGAGTATCATCTGTTACTACAACACATACCAG gTGGTCCAGTTCAATCGGTTACCTTTGGTAGTAAGCTTCATTGCTAGCAGCAATGCCAATACCG GATTGATCGTCAGCTTAGAGAAAGAGCTTGCTCCCTTGTTTGAAGAGTTGAGGCAGGTTGTAGAGGTTTCTTAA